The following is a genomic window from Nitrospirota bacterium.
GTGGCCTGGAGGGCCCGCACCCGGAGGGGCTTCACGCCTGAAAGCCCCTTGGTATACCAGACGAAGAACTTTCTGAAGACCCGGACCCCGGCGGAAGGGCCGTAAAAGCCCACGCACATGCGGAGGTGCCGGGCCATGACCTCGGCGACCTCCTGCCTGTCCGGGCGGGGGGGAAGCTCCTTGCCTTCAAGAAGGGCCTCAATCTCGCGGAATAGCCAGGGATTGCCGAGCCCTCCCCGGGCCACCGCCAGCCCGTCGCAGCCCGTCTCCCGAAGCATAGCGAGGGCCAGGGGGGCGGAGAGGACGTCGCCGCTTCCCAGCACCGGGATGCCCACGGCGGCCTTGACCTCGCGGATGATGCCGTAGTCCACCTGCCCCCGGTATCCCTGGGCCCGGGTGCGCCCGTGGACGAAGACGGCATGGGCGCCGGCTTCCTCGGCGGCCCGGGCGGCCTCCGGGGCGTTGCGCTCCTGTGCGTCCCATCCCGCCCGGAGCTTCACGGTGACCGCCGCGCCCGCGCCGTGCTCGACCATCACCCGC
Proteins encoded in this region:
- the dusB gene encoding tRNA dihydrouridine synthase DusB, which gives rise to MKKSTPRLLAAPEAGAIQYPMLVLGPLSLRSRVVLAPMAGVTDLPCRMVARSMGAELAFVEMTSVNALVHQNRKTVKLLETREGDRPLGVQLVGAEPETLREALAVLRPWRFDVLDLNAACPVKKVTKKGEGAALMCEPRRLAALVRVMVEHGAGAAVTVKLRAGWDAQERNAPEAARAAEEAGAHAVFVHGRTRAQGYRGQVDYGIIREVKAAVGIPVLGSGDVLSAPLALAMLRETGCDGLAVARGGLGNPWLFREIEALLEGKELPPRPDRQEVAEVMARHLRMCVGFYGPSAGVRVFRKFFVWYTKGLSGVKPLRVRALQATDMETLLALIDRATARHD